From the genome of Thermoflexus hugenholtzii, one region includes:
- a CDS encoding beta-ketoacyl-ACP synthase III, with protein MPWYSRIAGWGMAVPRKALTSAELAQQLHTTEEWILTRTGIRERRIAGPGETMSDLSVAAAREAMARAGVLPQDLDLIIVATSTPDYVIPPVSSIIQHKLNARCGAFTLGAGCTGFMYGLAVAHAFIAAGLMRNILVIGAEIISRNIDWSDRNTAVLFGDGAGAMVLQASELPTGVLSFVLGSDGSGAEHLIVPGISTNHVITEETIRHKGHLLRMNGREVFKFATRVLGKVAIEAIARSGLAPDEIDLMIPHQANERIIEAACRELGFPMEKVFLNLDRYGNTSAASIPIAFAEAMAQGRIREGDNLLLIGFGAGLTWAGAVVRYGVRAEDRPIPVENWPVRLPVSLPDLNRLEPVRQAKVMALRARRQLLQTAMSLLLPFYTRSRRRRR; from the coding sequence CCGGATGGGGGATGGCGGTCCCCCGGAAGGCGCTGACCAGCGCCGAGCTGGCCCAGCAGCTGCATACCACGGAGGAATGGATCCTCACCCGCACCGGGATTCGGGAGCGGCGGATCGCCGGTCCCGGCGAGACGATGTCAGACCTTTCGGTGGCCGCGGCGCGGGAGGCGATGGCCCGCGCGGGCGTCCTGCCCCAGGATCTCGATCTGATCATCGTGGCCACCTCCACGCCCGATTATGTAATCCCCCCGGTCTCATCCATCATTCAGCACAAGCTCAACGCCCGTTGCGGGGCCTTCACCCTGGGCGCCGGGTGCACCGGCTTCATGTATGGCCTGGCGGTGGCCCACGCCTTCATCGCCGCCGGGCTGATGCGCAACATCCTGGTCATCGGCGCGGAGATCATCAGCCGCAACATCGATTGGAGCGACCGCAACACGGCCGTGCTCTTCGGCGACGGGGCCGGGGCCATGGTCCTGCAGGCCAGCGAGCTGCCCACCGGGGTGCTCTCCTTCGTTCTCGGATCCGATGGCTCGGGGGCGGAGCACCTGATCGTGCCCGGCATCTCCACCAACCACGTCATCACCGAGGAGACCATCCGGCACAAGGGGCATCTATTGCGCATGAACGGCCGGGAGGTGTTCAAGTTCGCCACCCGGGTGCTGGGGAAGGTCGCCATCGAGGCCATCGCCCGCAGCGGCCTGGCCCCCGATGAGATCGACCTGATGATCCCTCACCAGGCCAATGAGCGGATCATCGAGGCCGCCTGTCGGGAGCTCGGCTTCCCGATGGAGAAGGTGTTCCTCAACCTGGACCGCTACGGGAACACCTCGGCGGCCTCCATCCCCATCGCCTTCGCCGAGGCCATGGCCCAGGGGCGGATCCGGGAGGGGGATAACCTCCTGCTCATCGGGTTCGGGGCCGGGCTGACCTGGGCCGGGGCGGTGGTGCGCTACGGGGTGCGGGCGGAGGACCGGCCGATCCCGGTGGAGAACTGGCCGGTGCGCCTGCCGGTCTCCCTGCCGGATCTCAACCGCCTGGAGCCGGTGCGCCAGGCCAAAGTGATGGCCCTGCGGGCCCGCCGCCAGCTCCTCCAGACGGCCATGAGCCTGCTGCTGCCCTTCTACACCCGGTCCCGCCGCCGACGACGCTGA